A region from the Mycobacteriales bacterium genome encodes:
- a CDS encoding DUF3017 domain-containing protein: protein MSDPSRPRRRRFDTRNGPVILVLGLAGAGLLYVGLVGMHWLRGVLVLAAAMLLAGGFRAFLPVRRVGPLAVRGRTADIVCYVGVGVLLIVLGLWLRSTGSVGPR from the coding sequence ATGAGCGACCCGAGCCGGCCGCGCCGGCGGCGGTTCGACACCCGCAACGGCCCGGTGATCCTGGTCCTCGGCCTCGCCGGCGCCGGGCTCCTCTACGTCGGCCTGGTGGGGATGCACTGGCTGCGCGGGGTGCTGGTGCTGGCCGCGGCGATGCTGCTCGCCGGCGGTTTCCGGGCCTTCCTCCCGGTACGCCGGGTCGGGCCGCTCGCGGTCCGGGGCCGGACGGCGGACATCGTCTGCTACGTCGGGGTCGGGGTGCTGCTCATCGTCCTCGGACTGTGGTTGCGCTCCACCGGCTCGGTCGGCCCGCGCTAG
- the purH gene encoding bifunctional phosphoribosylaminoimidazolecarboxamide formyltransferase/IMP cyclohydrolase gives MRRAMISVYDKTGLEELARGLHAAGVAIVSTGSTARHIAAAGVPVTPVEDVTGFPETLDGRVKTLHPNVHAGILADRRRADHVEQLESLGVEPFDLVVSNLYPFRETVASGVGEDAVVEQIDIGGPSMVRAAAKNHPSVAVVVDPSSYDDVLAAVRAGGFELAARRALAAKAFAHTAAYDVAVASWFAAPDDFPPFVGIALERAESLRYGENPHQAAALYVDRDASPGLAQAEQLHGKAMSYNNYVDTDAARRAAHDFADPCVAIIKHANPCGIAVGADVAEAHRKAHACDPVSAFGGVIATNRPVSVAMAEQVADIFTEVVVAPSYDDGAVEVLARKKNVRILRCPSPADAARTELRQITGGMLAQTTDRVDALGDDPATWSLAAGDAVDEATLADLAFAWRAVRSVKSNSILLAHDGATVGVGMGQVNRVDAARLAVARAGDRAVGSVAASDAFFPFADGLEVLLAAGVRAVAEPGGSVRDEEVIAAAKAAGVSLYLTGTRHFFH, from the coding sequence ATCCGGCGCGCGATGATCAGCGTCTACGACAAGACCGGACTGGAGGAGCTCGCCCGCGGTCTGCACGCCGCCGGCGTCGCCATCGTGTCGACCGGGTCGACCGCCCGGCACATCGCCGCGGCGGGTGTGCCCGTCACTCCGGTCGAGGACGTGACGGGCTTTCCCGAGACGCTCGACGGCCGGGTGAAGACGCTGCACCCGAACGTGCACGCCGGCATCCTTGCCGACCGCCGGCGGGCCGATCACGTCGAGCAGCTGGAGTCACTCGGCGTCGAGCCGTTCGATCTCGTGGTCTCCAACCTGTATCCGTTCCGGGAGACGGTCGCGTCCGGCGTCGGCGAGGACGCCGTCGTGGAGCAGATCGACATCGGCGGGCCGTCGATGGTGCGCGCGGCCGCGAAGAACCACCCGAGTGTCGCGGTGGTGGTCGATCCGTCGTCCTACGACGACGTCCTCGCGGCGGTGCGGGCGGGCGGATTCGAACTGGCCGCCCGGCGGGCGCTGGCGGCGAAGGCGTTCGCCCACACGGCGGCGTACGACGTCGCGGTGGCGTCCTGGTTCGCCGCACCGGACGACTTCCCGCCCTTCGTCGGGATCGCGCTCGAGCGGGCCGAAAGCCTGCGCTACGGGGAGAACCCGCATCAGGCGGCCGCACTCTACGTCGACCGCGACGCATCGCCGGGGCTCGCGCAGGCCGAGCAGCTGCACGGCAAGGCGATGTCCTACAACAATTACGTCGACACCGACGCGGCCCGGCGAGCCGCGCACGACTTCGCCGACCCGTGCGTGGCGATCATCAAGCACGCCAACCCGTGCGGCATCGCGGTCGGCGCCGACGTGGCCGAAGCGCACCGCAAGGCGCACGCCTGCGACCCGGTGTCCGCGTTCGGCGGCGTGATCGCGACCAACCGGCCGGTGAGTGTCGCGATGGCCGAGCAGGTGGCCGACATCTTCACGGAGGTCGTCGTCGCGCCGTCCTACGACGACGGCGCGGTCGAGGTGCTCGCCCGCAAGAAGAACGTCCGGATCCTGCGCTGCCCGTCGCCCGCCGACGCTGCGCGGACCGAACTCCGGCAGATCACCGGCGGGATGCTGGCGCAGACCACCGACCGGGTCGACGCACTTGGTGACGACCCGGCGACGTGGTCGCTCGCGGCCGGCGACGCTGTCGACGAGGCGACTCTCGCCGATCTCGCCTTCGCCTGGCGGGCGGTGCGGTCGGTGAAGTCCAACTCGATCCTGCTGGCCCACGACGGAGCGACGGTCGGCGTCGGGATGGGCCAGGTCAACCGGGTCGACGCGGCCCGGCTCGCCGTCGCCCGGGCCGGTGACCGGGCGGTCGGCTCGGTGGCCGCCAGCGACGCGTTCTTCCCCTTCGCCGACGGTCTCGAGGTGCTGCTCGCCGCGGGCGTGCGGGCGGTCGCCGAACCGGGTGGCTCCGTGCGGGACGAGGAGGTCATCGCCGCGGCCAAGGCCGCCGGGGTCAGCCTCTATCTCACCGGCACCCGGCACTTCTTCCACTAA
- a CDS encoding NADP-dependent isocitrate dehydrogenase, translating into MAKIKVDNPVVELDGDEMTRIIWAFIKDQLILPYLDLDLDYYDLGIEHRDATDDQVTIDAAHAIQRHGVGVKCATITPDEARVEEFGLKKMWRSPNGTIRNILGGVIFREPIVMSNIPRYVPGWTKPIIIGRHAHADQYRATDFVVPGPGTVTITYTPADGGEPVEREVAEFPGGGVAVGMYNYDDSIRDFARASLRYGLDRGVPVYLSTKNTILKAYDGRFKDLFQDIFDSEFKADFDAKGIWYEHRLIDDMVAQAIKGDGGYVWACKNYDGDVQSDVVAQGFGSLGLMTSVLMTPDGQTVEAEAAHGTVTRHYRQHQQGKPTSTNPIASIFAWTRGIEHRGKLDGTPAVQEFAHTLERVCVETVESGQMTKDLALLVGKDQPFLNTEDFLTAIDEQLQKTLAS; encoded by the coding sequence ATGGCCAAGATCAAGGTCGACAACCCGGTCGTCGAGCTCGACGGCGACGAGATGACCCGGATCATCTGGGCCTTCATCAAGGACCAGCTGATCCTGCCGTATCTCGACCTGGACCTGGACTACTACGACCTGGGCATCGAGCACCGCGACGCCACCGACGACCAGGTGACGATCGACGCCGCGCACGCCATCCAGCGGCACGGCGTCGGCGTGAAGTGCGCGACCATCACGCCGGACGAGGCGCGGGTCGAGGAGTTCGGCCTGAAGAAGATGTGGCGCTCGCCCAACGGGACCATCCGCAACATCCTCGGTGGCGTGATCTTCCGCGAGCCGATCGTGATGAGCAACATCCCGCGCTACGTGCCCGGGTGGACGAAGCCGATCATCATCGGCCGGCACGCCCACGCCGACCAGTACCGCGCGACCGACTTCGTGGTGCCGGGGCCGGGCACCGTCACGATCACCTACACGCCCGCCGACGGCGGCGAGCCGGTCGAGCGTGAGGTCGCCGAATTCCCGGGCGGCGGGGTCGCGGTCGGGATGTACAACTACGACGACTCGATCCGCGACTTCGCCCGCGCATCGCTGCGCTACGGCCTGGACCGCGGCGTACCGGTCTACCTGTCCACCAAGAACACGATCCTCAAGGCCTACGACGGCCGGTTCAAGGACCTGTTCCAGGACATCTTCGACAGCGAGTTCAAGGCCGACTTCGACGCCAAGGGCATCTGGTACGAGCACCGCCTGATCGACGACATGGTCGCGCAGGCGATCAAGGGCGACGGCGGTTACGTCTGGGCCTGCAAGAACTACGACGGCGACGTCCAGTCCGACGTGGTGGCGCAGGGCTTCGGGTCGCTCGGCCTGATGACCAGCGTGCTGATGACCCCGGACGGACAGACCGTCGAGGCCGAGGCCGCGCACGGAACGGTGACCCGCCACTACCGCCAGCACCAGCAGGGCAAGCCGACGTCGACCAACCCGATCGCGTCGATCTTCGCGTGGACCCGCGGCATCGAACACCGCGGCAAGCTCGACGGGACCCCTGCGGTGCAGGAGTTCGCCCACACCCTGGAGCGGGTGTGCGTGGAGACCGTCGAGAGCGGCCAGATGACCAAGGACCTCGCGCTGCTGGTCGGCAAGGACCAGCCGTTCCTCAACACCGAGGACTTCCTCACCGCGATCGACGAGCAGCTGCAGAAGACGCTGGCCAGCTAA
- a CDS encoding DUF6350 family protein: MDLLRRPGRAAAPPDRRSGATALWIAALAGLAAAAGGLIVVAALVLVAWGAAADSTGSAPDALRTAGQVWLFAHHSGVRTSIGGVDLVPLGLLAVPVLLLARAGTVVAHRVELRGVGEAARAVLVLAGCYAVAGAAVQVAVRGTTIQVGLLGAIGSTIVVAALAGAVGVARGAQLGPVLAGRLPTAAPAVCRAALLSVAALLAGGGLLAATALCLHAGRFAALTRGLQPGVVGGILLLLLGLLFVPNAVVWATAYLSGPGFAVGTGTTVSMFGVTLGPVPAFPLLSGLPQTADLPALHWLGLAVPVVAGGLAGRLLARRLTGSPALHLVGWAAATGPVAGAAFAVLAVLSGGKVGDGRLSAVGPSSWQIGVAVAVEVAVIACLAVALIRWRQHRREAAAEA; the protein is encoded by the coding sequence ATGGACCTGCTGCGACGCCCCGGGCGCGCGGCCGCCCCGCCCGACCGGCGCAGCGGGGCGACGGCGCTCTGGATCGCCGCGCTCGCCGGGCTGGCCGCGGCGGCGGGTGGGCTCATCGTGGTGGCCGCCCTGGTGCTCGTCGCGTGGGGAGCGGCGGCCGACAGCACCGGATCCGCCCCGGACGCACTGCGTACGGCGGGCCAGGTGTGGCTGTTCGCGCACCACTCCGGCGTCCGGACGAGCATCGGCGGCGTCGACCTGGTGCCGCTCGGCCTGCTCGCGGTGCCGGTGCTGCTGCTCGCCCGGGCGGGCACCGTCGTCGCCCATCGCGTCGAGCTGCGCGGGGTCGGCGAGGCGGCCCGCGCGGTGCTGGTGCTCGCCGGGTGTTACGCCGTCGCCGGGGCGGCGGTGCAGGTGGCCGTGCGGGGCACCACGATTCAGGTCGGCCTCCTCGGCGCCATCGGCTCCACGATCGTCGTCGCGGCGCTGGCCGGCGCCGTCGGAGTGGCGCGCGGTGCGCAGCTCGGACCGGTGCTCGCCGGCCGGCTTCCCACGGCGGCTCCGGCGGTCTGCCGCGCCGCCCTGCTCTCCGTCGCCGCGCTGCTGGCCGGCGGGGGACTGCTGGCCGCGACCGCGCTCTGTCTGCACGCGGGCCGGTTCGCCGCGCTCACCCGCGGCCTCCAACCCGGCGTGGTCGGCGGGATCCTGCTGCTGCTTCTCGGTCTGCTCTTCGTGCCGAACGCGGTGGTCTGGGCCACCGCCTACCTCAGCGGTCCCGGCTTCGCCGTGGGCACCGGGACGACGGTGTCGATGTTCGGCGTCACGCTCGGCCCGGTGCCCGCCTTCCCGCTCCTGTCCGGGCTGCCGCAGACCGCCGACCTCCCGGCGCTGCACTGGCTCGGCCTGGCCGTGCCGGTCGTCGCCGGCGGCCTGGCCGGGCGGCTGCTCGCCCGCCGGCTCACCGGCTCGCCGGCGCTGCACCTCGTCGGCTGGGCGGCCGCCACCGGACCGGTCGCCGGTGCGGCGTTCGCCGTGCTCGCCGTACTTTCCGGCGGCAAGGTGGGCGACGGCCGGCTGTCGGCGGTGGGGCCGTCGTCCTGGCAGATCGGCGTCGCGGTGGCCGTCGAGGTCGCCGTGATCGCCTGCCTCGCCGTGGCCCTGATCCGGTGGCGGCAGCATCGTCGCGAGGCGGCCGCGGAGGCCTGA
- a CDS encoding pentapeptide repeat-containing protein: MTEPAAEIEGEDFSDVEWSDREIVGQSYVDCTFRDAGFADSVVRSCSFTGCDFTGADLSRARIEATALLGCTFERSGLRGSTLVGCKLTGSVFVDCRHVPWTLQDCDLTLVSLGGATLTGIDLSGQRLRGVNLTEADLTGADLRGADLSDARMLGARLDRADLRGAILDAGVWESAHFAGARIDIDGAVHFAAAHGLIFGDPADDES; encoded by the coding sequence ATGACCGAACCGGCCGCGGAGATCGAGGGCGAGGACTTCTCCGACGTCGAGTGGTCCGACCGTGAGATCGTCGGTCAGTCCTATGTGGACTGCACATTCCGCGACGCCGGTTTCGCCGACTCGGTGGTGCGGTCGTGCAGCTTCACCGGGTGCGACTTCACCGGTGCCGACCTGTCCCGCGCCCGCATCGAGGCCACCGCGCTGCTCGGCTGCACCTTCGAGCGGTCCGGCCTGCGCGGCTCGACGCTGGTCGGCTGCAAGCTCACCGGGTCGGTCTTCGTCGACTGCCGGCACGTGCCGTGGACCCTGCAGGACTGCGACCTGACCCTGGTGTCGCTCGGCGGGGCCACGCTCACCGGCATCGACCTGTCGGGTCAGCGGCTGCGCGGGGTCAACCTGACCGAGGCGGATCTCACCGGCGCCGATCTACGCGGCGCCGACCTCTCCGACGCGCGCATGCTCGGGGCCCGGCTCGACCGAGCCGACCTGCGCGGCGCGATCCTCGACGCAGGTGTGTGGGAATCGGCCCACTTCGCCGGCGCCCGCATCGACATCGACGGAGCGGTGCACTTCGCGGCCGCACACGGCCTCATCTTCGGCGATCCCGCGGACGACGAGAGCTGA
- a CDS encoding magnesium transporter CorA family protein: MVSDTKFGTTRTRAWKNGRLEAEGFPLEEVSDYLDRGDCLVWADVPSEDDDTLNQVAEELSLDSHAVEQAVIAGGRAKLDRYPAYLFLTCYGTYLDTGSGEISISKLSTFVTERALITVHREADVLSQAIVQQWDSDTELATYGVTGLLHGLLDVVIDTHLDAVQSLDDQIDDLEDLLFDDKLRIRSVQRRTYELRKSLVQVRRVVLPMREVVNTLLRRDLHIVPSELTPYYQDVYDHVLRASEWTDSLRDLVSTIFETNLSLQDARLNNVMKKLTAWAAIIAVPTAITGYYGQNIPYPGFGRHWGFWVSTAVIVGLILVLYRGFKKREWL, from the coding sequence GTGGTGAGCGACACCAAGTTCGGGACGACCCGTACCCGGGCGTGGAAGAACGGGCGGCTCGAGGCCGAGGGCTTCCCGCTCGAGGAGGTATCGGACTACCTCGACCGCGGCGACTGCCTCGTCTGGGCCGACGTCCCCAGCGAGGACGACGACACCCTCAATCAGGTGGCCGAGGAGCTCAGCCTGGACTCGCACGCCGTCGAGCAGGCGGTGATCGCCGGCGGGCGGGCCAAGCTCGACCGCTATCCGGCCTACCTGTTCCTCACCTGCTACGGGACCTACCTCGACACCGGCTCCGGTGAGATCTCGATCAGCAAGCTCTCGACGTTCGTGACCGAGCGGGCGCTGATCACCGTGCACCGGGAGGCGGACGTCTTGTCGCAGGCGATCGTGCAGCAGTGGGACTCGGATACGGAGCTCGCGACGTACGGCGTCACCGGCCTGCTGCACGGGCTACTCGATGTCGTGATCGACACGCACCTCGACGCCGTCCAGTCACTCGACGACCAGATCGACGACCTCGAGGACCTGCTCTTCGACGACAAGTTGCGGATCCGCTCCGTGCAGCGGCGTACCTACGAGCTGCGCAAGAGCCTGGTGCAGGTACGCCGGGTCGTGCTGCCGATGCGCGAGGTGGTCAACACCCTGCTGCGCCGCGACCTGCACATCGTCCCCAGCGAACTCACGCCTTATTACCAGGACGTCTACGACCACGTCCTGCGCGCCAGTGAATGGACCGACAGCCTGCGCGACCTGGTCTCGACCATCTTCGAGACCAACCTGTCGTTGCAGGACGCCCGGCTCAACAACGTGATGAAGAAGCTCACCGCGTGGGCGGCGATCATCGCCGTACCGACCGCGATCACCGGCTACTACGGGCAGAACATCCCCTATCCCGGCTTCGGCCGGCACTGGGGCTTCTGGGTCAGCACCGCAGTCATCGTCGGCCTGATCTTGGTGCTCTACCGCGGTTTCAAGAAACGCGAGTGGCTCTGA
- the mdh gene encoding malate dehydrogenase, whose translation MGKGKVTVVGAGFYGSTTAQRLAEYDLFDTVVLTDVVEGRPEGLALDINQSSPIEGFDTAVIGQTTGKNGEGYEATAGSDVVVITAGLPRKPGMSRMDLLETNARIVRQVSEQMAAHSPDAVVIVVSNPLDEMTALAQLATGFPRNRVLGQAGMLDTARFSYFVARELDVPVGQVRTLTLGSHGDTMVPVPSACTVGGRPLTELLSGEQIDALVDRTRNGGGEVVKLLKTGSAYYAPSAAAARMARAVTEDAGTVLPVCAWVDGEFGISGVYLGVEAEIGAGGVRRIAERSLTESELTDLRHAAEAVRAKQSDIANM comes from the coding sequence ATGGGCAAGGGCAAGGTGACGGTGGTCGGCGCCGGTTTCTACGGCTCGACCACCGCGCAGCGACTGGCCGAATACGACCTGTTCGACACCGTCGTCCTCACCGACGTGGTGGAGGGACGGCCGGAGGGCCTGGCGCTGGACATCAACCAGTCCAGCCCCATCGAGGGCTTCGACACCGCGGTCATCGGTCAGACGACCGGCAAGAACGGCGAAGGCTACGAGGCCACCGCAGGGTCCGATGTCGTCGTCATCACGGCCGGCCTGCCGCGCAAGCCGGGCATGAGCCGGATGGACCTGCTCGAGACCAACGCGCGCATCGTGCGGCAGGTCTCCGAGCAGATGGCCGCCCATTCCCCGGACGCCGTCGTGATCGTGGTTTCCAACCCGCTCGACGAGATGACCGCCCTCGCCCAGCTCGCGACCGGGTTCCCGCGCAACCGGGTGCTCGGCCAAGCCGGGATGCTCGACACCGCGCGGTTCAGCTACTTCGTCGCCCGGGAGCTCGACGTCCCGGTCGGCCAGGTGCGCACCCTCACCCTCGGCTCGCACGGCGACACGATGGTGCCGGTGCCGTCGGCCTGCACGGTGGGTGGACGACCACTGACCGAACTGCTCTCCGGCGAGCAGATCGACGCGCTCGTCGACCGCACCCGCAACGGCGGCGGCGAGGTCGTGAAGCTGCTCAAGACCGGCTCGGCCTACTACGCGCCGTCCGCTGCGGCGGCGCGGATGGCGCGGGCGGTCACCGAGGACGCCGGCACGGTGCTGCCGGTGTGCGCCTGGGTCGACGGCGAATTCGGCATCTCCGGCGTCTATCTCGGCGTCGAGGCGGAGATCGGTGCCGGCGGCGTACGCCGGATCGCCGAGCGCTCGCTCACCGAGTCCGAGCTGACCGACCTCCGGCACGCCGCGGAAGCGGTGCGCGCCAAGCAGTCCGACATCGCGAACATGTGA
- the sucD gene encoding succinate--CoA ligase subunit alpha — protein MAIFLTETSRVIVQGMTGSEGSKHTRRMLAAGTQVVGGVTPGKGGQKVDFGGTSLPVFDSVSDAMAETGADVTVCFVPPRFARAAVIEAVDARIPLAILITEGIPVHDSTAFWAHAVAAGGATRIVGPNCPGVASPGRSNAGIIPADITQPGRVGLVSKSGTLTYQMMYELRDVGFSTCVGIGGDPVIGTTHIDCLQAFEDDPDTDAIVMIGEIGGDAEERAADYIKAHITKPVVGYVAGFTAPEGKTMGHAGAIVSGSSGTAQAKKDALEAAGVRVGQTPSETAGLMKETMGSR, from the coding sequence ATGGCGATCTTCCTCACCGAGACCAGCCGGGTCATCGTGCAGGGGATGACCGGGTCGGAGGGCTCCAAGCACACCCGTCGGATGCTCGCCGCCGGCACGCAGGTCGTCGGCGGCGTCACCCCGGGAAAGGGCGGGCAGAAGGTCGACTTCGGTGGCACCTCGCTCCCGGTCTTCGACTCCGTCAGTGACGCGATGGCCGAGACCGGGGCCGACGTCACCGTGTGCTTCGTCCCGCCCCGGTTCGCCCGCGCCGCGGTCATCGAGGCTGTCGACGCCCGTATCCCGCTGGCGATCCTGATCACCGAGGGCATCCCGGTGCATGACTCGACCGCGTTCTGGGCTCATGCCGTCGCCGCCGGCGGGGCGACCCGCATCGTCGGACCCAACTGCCCCGGCGTCGCCAGCCCGGGCCGATCCAACGCCGGGATCATTCCGGCCGACATTACGCAGCCGGGGCGGGTCGGGTTGGTCAGCAAGTCCGGCACGCTGACCTACCAGATGATGTACGAACTGCGCGACGTCGGTTTCTCCACCTGCGTCGGCATCGGCGGCGACCCGGTCATCGGCACCACGCACATCGACTGCCTGCAGGCCTTCGAGGACGACCCCGATACCGACGCGATCGTGATGATCGGCGAGATCGGCGGCGACGCGGAGGAACGCGCCGCCGACTACATCAAGGCGCACATCACCAAGCCGGTCGTCGGCTACGTCGCCGGTTTCACCGCGCCGGAGGGCAAGACCATGGGCCACGCCGGCGCGATCGTGTCCGGGTCGTCCGGTACGGCGCAGGCGAAGAAGGACGCGCTCGAGGCCGCCGGGGTGCGGGTCGGGCAGACGCCCAGCGAGACCGCCGGCCTGATGAAGGAGACGATGGGCTCCCGCTAG
- the purN gene encoding phosphoribosylglycinamide formyltransferase, giving the protein MPVPPQPVRIVVLVSGTGTLLQALLDASREPSFPAEIVAVGADRTGIEGLARAELVGVPTFALRVGDFPDRADWDRALADAVEAHRPDLVISAGFMKLVGKEFLGRFGGRFMNTHPALLPSFPGMHGVRDALEHGVKLAGCSVFVVDEGVDAGPIIAQASVPVLDSDDEATLHERIKSVERTLLVGTVERMCRDGWTVSGRKVTIP; this is encoded by the coding sequence GTGCCCGTACCTCCGCAGCCCGTGCGCATCGTCGTACTCGTCTCCGGCACCGGGACCCTGCTGCAGGCGTTGCTCGACGCGTCCCGCGAGCCGTCCTTCCCGGCGGAGATCGTCGCCGTCGGCGCCGACCGGACCGGCATCGAGGGCCTGGCGCGGGCCGAACTGGTCGGCGTGCCGACGTTCGCGCTGCGCGTGGGCGACTTTCCCGACCGCGCCGACTGGGATCGCGCGCTGGCCGACGCCGTCGAGGCGCACCGGCCGGACCTGGTCATCTCCGCCGGCTTCATGAAGCTGGTCGGCAAGGAGTTCCTCGGTCGCTTCGGTGGCCGGTTCATGAACACCCACCCGGCACTGTTGCCGTCGTTCCCGGGGATGCACGGCGTACGCGATGCGCTCGAGCACGGGGTCAAGCTCGCCGGGTGCTCGGTGTTCGTCGTGGACGAGGGCGTCGACGCCGGGCCGATCATCGCCCAGGCGTCGGTCCCGGTGCTCGACAGCGACGACGAAGCGACCCTGCACGAACGCATCAAGAGTGTGGAGCGCACGCTGCTCGTAGGCACGGTCGAGCGGATGTGCCGGGACGGGTGGACGGTATCCGGACGGAAGGTGACGATCCCGTGA
- a CDS encoding citrate/2-methylcitrate synthase produces the protein MADIPGAAASRPAKGLADVVAASTAISDIDGNAGRLSYRGYDIHDLAGRTSFEEVAHLLQRGSLPTAGQLDDYRAELAHGRSALGSAVETVLPAIADKCGPMEALRTLVSTLSADDPDAADNSPDANDRKAVRLVAQVPVLIARFHSARTGGTVPAADPRLGIAGNFLLQITGRTPDPVAVDAFDECLVLHADHTMNASTFAARVCAATLSDMHSAVTAAIGTLKGPLHGGANEAVMAVLESLSLHAGDPAGATDDEVDRSVRDRLDRGEKLMGFGHRVYRTEDPRATHLRAMSRRLGELARDERWYRMSERMERTVFDAKGLYPNVDFYAASVYHSLGIPTDLFTPVFSVSRMSGWTAHVIEQHLDNRLIRPDSEYVGPAKQAWAPIDQR, from the coding sequence ATGGCCGATATCCCCGGGGCAGCCGCGAGCCGCCCCGCCAAGGGCCTTGCCGACGTCGTCGCGGCCAGCACCGCGATCAGCGACATCGACGGCAACGCCGGGCGGTTGTCCTACCGCGGCTACGACATCCACGACCTCGCCGGCCGTACGTCGTTCGAGGAGGTCGCCCACCTGCTGCAGCGCGGCAGCCTGCCCACGGCGGGGCAGCTCGACGACTACCGTGCGGAGCTGGCCCACGGCCGCAGCGCCCTCGGCAGCGCCGTCGAGACGGTGCTGCCCGCGATCGCCGACAAGTGCGGGCCGATGGAGGCGCTGCGCACCCTCGTGTCGACGTTGTCCGCCGACGATCCCGACGCCGCCGACAACAGCCCGGACGCCAACGACCGCAAGGCGGTGCGGCTCGTCGCGCAGGTCCCGGTGCTGATCGCCCGGTTTCACTCCGCGCGGACCGGCGGAACGGTTCCGGCGGCCGACCCGCGGTTGGGGATCGCCGGCAACTTCCTGCTGCAGATCACCGGACGGACCCCCGACCCGGTCGCGGTCGACGCGTTCGACGAGTGCCTCGTCCTGCACGCCGACCACACGATGAACGCCTCGACGTTCGCCGCGCGGGTCTGCGCGGCGACCCTCTCCGACATGCACTCGGCCGTCACCGCCGCGATCGGAACGCTGAAGGGCCCGTTGCACGGCGGCGCCAACGAAGCCGTGATGGCGGTGCTGGAGTCACTGAGCCTGCACGCAGGCGACCCGGCGGGAGCCACCGACGACGAGGTGGACCGTTCCGTGCGCGACCGGCTCGACCGCGGCGAGAAGCTGATGGGCTTCGGGCACCGGGTCTACCGGACCGAGGACCCGCGTGCGACGCACCTGCGGGCGATGTCGCGGCGGCTCGGCGAACTGGCCCGCGACGAGCGCTGGTACCGCATGTCGGAACGGATGGAGCGCACCGTCTTCGACGCGAAGGGCCTCTATCCCAACGTCGACTTCTACGCCGCGAGCGTCTACCACTCCCTCGGCATCCCCACCGATCTGTTCACCCCGGTCTTCTCGGTGTCGCGGATGTCGGGCTGGACGGCGCACGTGATCGAACAGCACCTGGACAACCGGCTGATCCGTCCGGACAGCGAATACGTCGGTCCCGCGAAGCAGGCGTGGGCGCCGATCGACCAGCGGTGA
- a CDS encoding ACT domain-containing protein, which produces MPDGSDARRADLLPSLDPTPLAVVQFPAGWWPARRLEPLLAVLADPEETTVVVPESALDDLPDATAVERGWQRITFAGPLPWELVGFLADVAARLAEARIPFASMSGFTTDHVLVRVAQADAAVTVLRGEPAPELRPNVINP; this is translated from the coding sequence ATGCCGGACGGATCCGACGCACGCCGGGCGGACCTGCTGCCGAGCCTGGACCCGACGCCGCTCGCGGTGGTGCAGTTTCCGGCCGGGTGGTGGCCGGCGCGGCGGCTGGAGCCGTTGCTCGCCGTACTTGCCGACCCGGAGGAGACCACCGTCGTCGTCCCCGAGTCCGCGCTCGACGACCTGCCCGACGCGACCGCGGTCGAGCGCGGCTGGCAGCGCATCACCTTCGCCGGTCCGCTGCCGTGGGAACTCGTGGGCTTCCTCGCCGACGTCGCGGCGCGGCTGGCCGAGGCCCGGATCCCGTTCGCGTCGATGTCGGGGTTCACCACCGACCACGTCCTGGTGCGGGTGGCCCAGGCCGACGCCGCGGTGACCGTGCTGCGCGGCGAGCCGGCACCGGAACTGCGGCCGAACGTGATCAATCCATGA